One part of the Arabidopsis thaliana chromosome 1 sequence genome encodes these proteins:
- a CDS encoding SIT4 phosphatase-associated family protein, with translation MFWKLTSLSASSPVEIILDKENFTLEELLDEEEIIQECKALNSRLINFLRDKAQVEQLLRYIVEEPPQDADSKRAFKFPFISCEIFTCEIDVILKTLVEDEELMNLLFSFLEPNRPHSALLAGYFSKVVICLMIRKTAALMNYVKGHQNVFCQLVDLIGITSIMEVLVRLVGADDQVYPNFLDVMQWLADSNLLEMIVDKLKPSSPPEVQANAAETLCAISRNAPSALATQLSSPGYVAKIFGHALEDSHSKSGLVHSLSVCTSLLDPRRSAVSSSMFNSYRGQHMFESPVPVSPETIGAMLPKLNDLLMLLTVASDSTVLPTTYGELRPPLGKHRLKIVEFIAVLLKTRSEAAQKELVSSGTIKRTLDLFFEYPYNNALHHQVESIILSCLENKSDLMVNHILRDCDLIGKFLLSDRDSNLLGDSQPTVAASGKKKPRVGYVGHITRISNKIGQLSNSNGQIKAYLQENSEWNEWQGSVLQDRNTVENVNRWGCGRPTTLQDRTRDSDEEDRDYDVAALANNLSQAFRYKIYGNDDNEEDHNALDRDDDVSLAKILLSAFLKNQGNYQHLLSHYDTYGGCTLIRVCY, from the exons ATGTTTTGGAAGCTCACATCTCTCTCTGCATCATCTCCT GTGGAGATAATATTAGACAAAGAAAATTTCACGTTGGAAGAGCTTCTTGATGAGGAAGAGATTATTCAAGAATGCAAGGCTTTGAATAGCAGGCTCATTAACTT TCTAAGGGATAAAGCTCAAGTGGAGCAATTATTGCGGTACATTGTTGAAGAACCTCCACAGGATGCTGATAGTAAACGTGCTTTCAA gTTTCCATTCATCTCTTGTGAAATATTTACATGTGAAATTGATGTTATTCTAAAAACTTTGGTCGAGGATGAAGAG CTGATGAACTTGCTTTTTTCCTTTCTGGAACCAAATCGTCCTCATAGTGCATTGCTGGCAGGCTATTTCAGCAAG GTTGTCATTTGCCTTATGATCAGAAAAACTGCAGCGCTTATGAATTATGTAAAA GGGcatcaaaatgttttctgCCAGTTAGTTGATTTGATTGGGATAACATCCATCATGGAG GTTTTGGTTCGCTTGGTTGGGGCTGATGACCAAGTCTATCCCAACTTTCTGGATGTGATGCAATGGTTGGCTGATAGCAATTTACTTGAAATGATCGTGGACAAACTTAAACCATCT AGTCCTCCGGAGGTTCAGGCAAATGCAGCAGAAACATTATGTGCAATTTCTCGGAATGCACCGTCAGCTTTAGCTACGCAGCTCTCTAGCCCTGG CTACGTTGCAAAGATATTTGGTCATGCTCTTGAAGACTCGCATTCAAAATCCGGTCTAGTTCATTCACTTTCAGTATGCACCTCTCTTCTGGATCCGAGGAGATCTGCTGTTTCATCTTCTATGTTCAATTCTTACAGAGGTCAACATATGTTCGAGTCTCCTGTCCCAGTTTCCCCAGAAACTATTGGTGCCATGCTGCCCAAACTCA aTGACTTGCTTATGCTTCTCACTGTAGCATCTGATAGCACAGTATTGCCTACAACATATGGTGAACTGAGGCCTCCTCTCGGAAAGCATCGTCTAAAG attGTGGAGTTCATTGCAGTTTTGTTGAAAACTAGAAGTGAAGCTGCACAAAAGGAATTAGTCAGTTCAGGAACAATCAAAAGGACCCTTGATCTGTTTTTCGA GTACCCGTACAATAATGCTCTGCATCATCAAGTGGAGAGTATAATACTTTCTTGTTTGGAAAACAAGAGCGATTTGATGGTTAACCATATTCTTCGAGACTGCGATCTGATTGGCAAATTCCTCTTGTCGGACAGGGACTCAAACCTCTTAGGTGATAGCCAG CCCACTGTAGCTGCCTccgggaaaaaaaaacctcgTGTCGGGTATGTCGGGCATATCACAagaatatcaaataaaattggtCAGTTGAGTAACAGCAATGGCCAGATAAAGGCATACCTTCAG GAAAACAGCGAATGGAATGAGTGGCAAGGTAGTGTTCTGCAGGACCGCAACACGGTTGAAAATGTCAACAGATGGGGATGTGG GCGCCCAACTACCCTACAAGATAGGACAAGAGATAGCGATGAGGAAGACAGGGATTACGATGTTGCAGCTCTGGCCAATAACTTAAGCCAAGCATTTAGATACAAAATATATGGAAACGATGACAATGAAGAG GACCACAATGCCCTTGATAGAGACGATGATGtaagtcttgcaaaaattcTTCTCTCcgcttttttgaaaaatcaaggAAACTATCAACATCTTTTATCACACTATGATACGTATGGGGGATGTACGCTAATAAGAGTTTGCTATTGA
- a CDS encoding SIT4 phosphatase-associated family protein (SIT4 phosphatase-associated family protein; INVOLVED IN: biological_process unknown; LOCATED IN: endomembrane system; EXPRESSED IN: 23 plant structures; EXPRESSED DURING: 13 growth stages; CONTAINS InterPro DOMAIN/s: SIT4 phosphatase-associated protein (InterPro:IPR007587); BEST Arabidopsis thaliana protein match is: SIT4 phosphatase-associated family protein (TAIR:AT2G28360.1); Has 1048 Blast hits to 891 proteins in 200 species: Archae - 0; Bacteria - 31; Metazoa - 354; Fungi - 329; Plants - 109; Viruses - 3; Other Eukaryotes - 222 (source: NCBI BLink).) yields the protein MFWKLTSLSASSPVEIILDKENFTLEELLDEEEIIQECKALNSRLINFLRDKAQVEQLLRYIVEEPPQDADSKRAFKFPFISCEIFTCEIDVILKTLVEDEELMNLLFSFLEPNRPHSALLAGYFSKVVICLMIRKTAALMNYVKGHQNVFCQLVDLIGITSIMEVLVRLVGADDQVYPNFLDVMQWLADSNLLEMIVDKLKPSSPPEVQANAAETLCAISRNAPSALATQLSSPGYVAKIFGHALEDSHSKSGLVHSLSVCTSLLDPRRSAVSSSMFNSYRGQHMFESPVPVSPETIGAMLPKLNDLLMLLTVASDSTVLPTTYGELRPPLGKHRLKIVEFIAVLLKTRSEAAQKELVSSGTIKRTLDLFFEYPYNNALHHQVESIILSCLENKSDLMVNHILRDCDLIGKFLLSDRDSNLLGDSQPTVAASGKKKPRVGYVGHITRISNKIGQLSNSNGQIKAYLQENSEWNEWQGSVLQDRNTVENVNRWGCGRPTTLQDRTRDSDEEDRDYDVAALANNLSQAFRYKIYGNDDNEEDHNALDRDDDDVYFDDESAEVVISSLRLGDDQGSLFTNSNWFTFQDDRFGSTPSDTAGSNTIDVELNKTYNANTSSSDDDEVVVGEEDDDLTGNPKDNALNTTETNFQMESPLDFFDFNTSQKAEEAFAEQPPEWVGWGEPSDMQASGTGLNPFIDDDDDDDSKHIMNLDIPMAEVKSESMIPNGSERSLFEKDVEFVGVEPEGAEKAMEQAMKEGIVGEAGVMKKNKEMAEDSKPEESSGGVKEFNDNNYWKVDQEVGVLE from the exons ATGTTTTGGAAGCTCACATCTCTCTCTGCATCATCTCCT GTGGAGATAATATTAGACAAAGAAAATTTCACGTTGGAAGAGCTTCTTGATGAGGAAGAGATTATTCAAGAATGCAAGGCTTTGAATAGCAGGCTCATTAACTT TCTAAGGGATAAAGCTCAAGTGGAGCAATTATTGCGGTACATTGTTGAAGAACCTCCACAGGATGCTGATAGTAAACGTGCTTTCAA gTTTCCATTCATCTCTTGTGAAATATTTACATGTGAAATTGATGTTATTCTAAAAACTTTGGTCGAGGATGAAGAG CTGATGAACTTGCTTTTTTCCTTTCTGGAACCAAATCGTCCTCATAGTGCATTGCTGGCAGGCTATTTCAGCAAG GTTGTCATTTGCCTTATGATCAGAAAAACTGCAGCGCTTATGAATTATGTAAAA GGGcatcaaaatgttttctgCCAGTTAGTTGATTTGATTGGGATAACATCCATCATGGAG GTTTTGGTTCGCTTGGTTGGGGCTGATGACCAAGTCTATCCCAACTTTCTGGATGTGATGCAATGGTTGGCTGATAGCAATTTACTTGAAATGATCGTGGACAAACTTAAACCATCT AGTCCTCCGGAGGTTCAGGCAAATGCAGCAGAAACATTATGTGCAATTTCTCGGAATGCACCGTCAGCTTTAGCTACGCAGCTCTCTAGCCCTGG CTACGTTGCAAAGATATTTGGTCATGCTCTTGAAGACTCGCATTCAAAATCCGGTCTAGTTCATTCACTTTCAGTATGCACCTCTCTTCTGGATCCGAGGAGATCTGCTGTTTCATCTTCTATGTTCAATTCTTACAGAGGTCAACATATGTTCGAGTCTCCTGTCCCAGTTTCCCCAGAAACTATTGGTGCCATGCTGCCCAAACTCA aTGACTTGCTTATGCTTCTCACTGTAGCATCTGATAGCACAGTATTGCCTACAACATATGGTGAACTGAGGCCTCCTCTCGGAAAGCATCGTCTAAAG attGTGGAGTTCATTGCAGTTTTGTTGAAAACTAGAAGTGAAGCTGCACAAAAGGAATTAGTCAGTTCAGGAACAATCAAAAGGACCCTTGATCTGTTTTTCGA GTACCCGTACAATAATGCTCTGCATCATCAAGTGGAGAGTATAATACTTTCTTGTTTGGAAAACAAGAGCGATTTGATGGTTAACCATATTCTTCGAGACTGCGATCTGATTGGCAAATTCCTCTTGTCGGACAGGGACTCAAACCTCTTAGGTGATAGCCAG CCCACTGTAGCTGCCTccgggaaaaaaaaacctcgTGTCGGGTATGTCGGGCATATCACAagaatatcaaataaaattggtCAGTTGAGTAACAGCAATGGCCAGATAAAGGCATACCTTCAG GAAAACAGCGAATGGAATGAGTGGCAAGGTAGTGTTCTGCAGGACCGCAACACGGTTGAAAATGTCAACAGATGGGGATGTGG GCGCCCAACTACCCTACAAGATAGGACAAGAGATAGCGATGAGGAAGACAGGGATTACGATGTTGCAGCTCTGGCCAATAACTTAAGCCAAGCATTTAGATACAAAATATATGGAAACGATGACAATGAAGAG GACCACAATGCCCTTGATAGAGACGATGAT GATGTTTACTTCGACGATGAATCTGCTGAAGTAGTAATTTCATCCTTAAGACTTGGGGATGACCAAGGAAG CTTGTTTACAAATTCGAATTGGTTCACATTCCAAGACGATAGATTCGGCAGCACACCCTCTGACACAGCGGGTTCGAACACGATAGACGTGGAATTGAATAAAACCTATAATGCCAACACTAGCAGTAGTGACGATGATGAAGTTgtggttggagaagaagacgatgatcTAACTGGAAACCCAAAAGACAACGCGTTGAACACAACTGAAACCAACTTTCAAATGGAGAGTCCACTGGATTTCTTCGACTTCAACACCTCACAGAAAGCTGAAGAAGCTTTTGCTGAACAGCCACCCGAATGGGTCGGGTGGGGAGAACCATCTGATATGCAAGCGAGTGGCACCGGTCTGAACCCATTtatcgatgatgatgatgatgatgacagCAAGCACATAATGAACCTCGACATACCAATGGCTGAGGTCAAATCTGAATCCATGATTCCAAACGGGTCAGAAAGATCGTTATTTGAGAAGGACGTGGAATTTGTGGGAGTGGAACCAGAAGGGGCAGAGAAAGCGATGGAGCAAGCGATGAAAGAAGGGATAGTAGGAGAAGCTggagtgatgaagaagaacaaggagaTGGCTGAGGACTCAAAGCCGGAGGAAAGTTCAGGAGGAGTGAAAGAGTTCAACGATAACAACTACTGGAAAGTGGATCAAGAAGTTGGAGTGTTGGAATGA
- the GATA10 gene encoding GATA transcription factor 10 (GATA transcription factor 10 (GATA10); FUNCTIONS IN: sequence-specific DNA binding transcription factor activity; INVOLVED IN: regulation of transcription, DNA-dependent; EXPRESSED IN: pollen tube; CONTAINS InterPro DOMAIN/s: Zinc finger, NHR/GATA-type (InterPro:IPR013088), Zinc finger, GATA-type (InterPro:IPR000679); BEST Arabidopsis thaliana protein match is: GATA transcription factor 11 (TAIR:AT1G08010.2); Has 1492 Blast hits to 1460 proteins in 163 species: Archae - 0; Bacteria - 0; Metazoa - 20; Fungi - 625; Plants - 786; Viruses - 0; Other Eukaryotes - 61 (source: NCBI BLink).) translates to MNWLPEAEAEEHLKGILSGDFFDGLTNHLDCPLEDIDSTNGEGDWVARFQDLEPPPLDMFPALPSDLTSCPKGAARVRIPNNMIPALKQSCSSEALSGINSTPHQSSAPPDIKVSYLFQSLTPVSVLENSYGSLSTQNSGSQRLAFPVKGMRSKRRRPTTVRLSYLFPFEPRKSTPGESVTEGYYSSEQHAKKKRKIHLITHTESSTLESSKSDGIVRICTHCETITTPQWRQGPSGPKTLCNACGVRFKSGRLVPEYRPASSPTFIPSVHSNSHRKIIEMRKKDDEFDTSMIRSDIQKVKQGRKKMV, encoded by the exons ATGAATTGGTTACCTGAAGCTGAAGCTGAGGAGCACTTGAAAGGTATTCTCTCTGGTGATTTCTTTGATGGTCTCACCAATCACCTTGATTGCCCACTTGAAGACATCGATTCCACCAATGGTGAGGGAGATTGGGTCGCCAGGTTTCAAGACCTTGAGCCTCCTCCCTTGGATATGTTCCCTGCTTTGCCTTCTGACCTCACCTCTTGTCCCAAGGGCGCCGCTCGTGTGCGGATTCCCAACAACATGATTCCTGCTTTG AAGCAGTCCTGTTCTTCTGAAGCCTTGTCCGGCATTAATAGCACTCCCCACCAATCTTCAGCTCCTCCTGATATCAAAGTTTCATATCTATTTCAGTCTCTAACTCCAGTGTCAGTTCTCGAGAACAGTTATGGTTCTCTCTCCACCCAAAACTCCGGATCTCAGAGATTGGCTTTCCCTGTGAAAGGCATGAGAAGCAAGCGCAGACGCCCCACAACAGTGAGACTTAGCTACCTTTTCCCCTTTGAACCCAGAAAGTCAACTCCGGGTGAATCAGTAACCGAGGGTTACTATTCTTCTGAGCAACATGCCAAGAAGAAGCGCAAGATTCATCTGATCACCCACACCGAGTCTTCCACTTTGGAGTCAAGTAAGTCGGATGGGATAGTCCGGATATGCACTCATTGTGAGACAATCACGACCCCACAGTGGAGGCAAGGACCCAGTGGACCCAAGACCCTCTGCAACGCTTGCGGAGTCCGGTTCAAATCTGGTCGCCTAGTTCCAGAATACCGGCCAGCCTCAAGCCCGACCTTCATCCCATCTGTGCATTCAAACTCACACAGGAAGATCAttgagatgagaaagaaggaCGACGAGTTTGATACCAGCATGATTCGCAGTGATATCCAGAAGGTAAAGCAGGGGAGGAAGAAAATGGTATAA
- a CDS encoding serine/threonine-protein phosphatase 6 regulatory subunit (BEST Arabidopsis thaliana protein match is: SIT4 phosphatase-associated family protein (TAIR:AT1G07990.1); Has 17 Blast hits to 17 proteins in 3 species: Archae - 0; Bacteria - 0; Metazoa - 0; Fungi - 0; Plants - 17; Viruses - 0; Other Eukaryotes - 0 (source: NCBI BLink).), with translation MPDVKTESLIPNGSERSFFDKDVEFVGVEAQVTEKGMEQAMKMNKEMAEDLKTEE, from the coding sequence ATGCCTGACGTCAAAACCGAATCTTTGATTCCAAACGGTTCAGAAAGATCCTTCTTTGATAAGGACGTGGAATTTGTGGGAGTGGAAGCACAAGTGACAGAGAAAGGCATGGAGCAAGCGATGAAGATGAACAAGGAGATGGCTGAGGACCTAAAGACTGAGGAATGA
- the GATA11 gene encoding GATA transcription factor 11 (GATA transcription factor 11 (GATA11); FUNCTIONS IN: sequence-specific DNA binding transcription factor activity; INVOLVED IN: regulation of transcription, DNA-dependent; CONTAINS InterPro DOMAIN/s: Zinc finger, NHR/GATA-type (InterPro:IPR013088), Zinc finger, GATA-type (InterPro:IPR000679); BEST Arabidopsis thaliana protein match is: GATA transcription factor 10 (TAIR:AT1G08000.2); Has 1564 Blast hits to 1518 proteins in 176 species: Archae - 0; Bacteria - 0; Metazoa - 46; Fungi - 649; Plants - 800; Viruses - 0; Other Eukaryotes - 69 (source: NCBI BLink).): MNWLPEAEAEDDFKGLLSGDFFDDLINHLDVPLDDIDTTNGEGDWVDRFQDLEPPPMDMFPTLPSDLTSCGSGMAKAPRVDIQRNIPALKQSYSSEALSSTLHQSSAPPEIKVSKLFQSLSPVSVLENSYGSLSTHNNGSQRLAFPVKGMRSKRKRPTTLRLSYLFPSEPRKPEKSTPGKPESECYFSSEQHAKKKRKIHLTTRTVSSTLEASNSDGIVRKCTHCETTKTPQWREGPSGPKTLCNACGVRFRSGRLVPEYRPASSPTFIPAVHSNSHRKIIEMRRKDDEQFDSSMIRAVISRG, from the exons ATGAATTGGTTACCTGAAGCTGAAGCTGAGGATGACTTCAAAGGTCTTCTCTCTGGTGATTTCTTTGATGATCTCATCAATCACCTTGACGTCCCTCTTGATGACATTGATACCACCAATGGTGAAGGAGATTGGGTTGACAGGTTTCAAGACCTTGAGCCTCCTCCCATGGATATGTTCCCCACTTTGCCTTCTGACCTCACCTCTTGCGGCTCTGGCATGGCCAAGGCCCCTCGTGTGGATATTCAAAGGAACATTCCTGCTTTG AAACAGTCCTATTCTTCTGAAGCCTTGTCCAGCACTCTCCACCAATCTTCAGCTCCTCCTGAAATCAAAGTTTCGAAACTATTTCAGTCTTTAAGTCCAGTGTCAGTTCTCGAGAACAGTTATGGTTCTCTCTCGACCCACAACAATGGATCTCAGAGATTGGCTTTCCCTGTGAAAGGCATGAGAAGCAAGCGCAAACGCCCCACAACACTGAGACTTAGCTACCTTTTCCCCTCTGAACCCCGAAAGCCCGAGAAGTCAACCCCGGGCAAACCTGAATCCGAGTGTTACTTTTCTTCTGAGCAACATGCCAAGAAGAAACGCAAGATCCACCTGACCACCCGCACGGTCTCTTCCACTCTGGAGGCAAGCAACTCGGATGGGATAGTCCGCAAATGCACTCATTGCGAGACAACCAAGACCCCACAGTGGAGGGAAGGACCCAGTGGACCGAAGACCCTCTGCAATGCTTGCGGAGTGAGGTTCAGATCTGGTCGCCTAGTTCCAGAATACCGACCAGCCTCAAGCCCCACCTTCATCCCAGCTGTGCATTCAAACTCACACAGGAAGATCATTGAGATGAGAAGGAAGGACGACGAACAGTTTGATAGCAGCATGATTCGGGCAGTGATATCCAGAGGGTAa
- the TPST gene encoding tyrosylprotein sulfotransferase (tyrosylprotein sulfotransferase (TPST); FUNCTIONS IN: protein-tyrosine sulfotransferase activity; INVOLVED IN: carbohydrate biosynthetic process; LOCATED IN: Golgi apparatus; EXPRESSED IN: 26 plant structures; EXPRESSED DURING: 15 growth stages; CONTAINS InterPro DOMAIN/s: Sulfotransferase (InterPro:IPR005331), Heparan sulphate 6-sulfotransferase (InterPro:IPR010635); Has 30201 Blast hits to 17322 proteins in 780 species: Archae - 12; Bacteria - 1396; Metazoa - 17338; Fungi - 3422; Plants - 5037; Viruses - 0; Other Eukaryotes - 2996 (source: NCBI BLink).), with translation MQMNSVWKLSLGLLLLSSVIGSFAELDFGHCETLVKKWADSSSSREEHVNKDKRSLKDLLFFLHVPRTGGRTYFHCFLRKLYDSSEECPRSYDKLHFNPRKEKCKLLATHDDYSLMAKLPRERTSVMTIVRDPIARVLSTYEFSVEVAARFLVHPNLTSASRMSSRIRKSNVISTLDIWPWKYLVPWMREDLFARRDARKLKEVVIIEDDNPYDMEEMLMPLHKYLDAPTAHDIIHNGATFQIAGLTNNSHLSEAHEVRHCVQKFKSLGESVLQVAKRRLDSMLYVGLTEEHRESASLFANVVGSQVLSQVVPSNATAKIKALKSEASVTISETGSDKSNIQNGTSEVTLNKAEAKSGNMTVKTLMEVYEGCITHLRKSQGTRRVNSLKRITPANFTRGTRTRVPKEVIQQIKSLNNLDVELYKYAKVIFAKEHELVSNKLISSSKRSIVDLPSELKSVLGEMGEEKLWKFVPVALMLLLIVLFFLFVNAKRRRTSKVKI, from the exons ATGCAAATGAACTCTGTTTGGAAGCTGTCTCTTGGGTTATTACTTCTTAGCTCAG TTATTGGCTCTTTTGCGGAACTTGATTTTGGCCATTGCGAAACTCTTGTGAAAAAATGGgctgattcttcttcatctcgtGAAGAACATGTTAATAAAGACAAACGCTCGCTTAAGGAtttgctcttctttctccacGTTCCGCGAACTGGAGGCAGAACATATTTTCATTG TTTTTTGAGGAAGTTGTATGATAGCTCTGAGGAATGTCCTCGATCTTACGACAAGCTCCACTTCAATCCAAG GAAGGAAAAGTGCAAGTTGTTAGCCACACATGATGATTATAGTTTGATGGCAAAGCTTCCGAGGGAGAGAACTTCGGTGATGACAATAGTTCGGGATCCTATTGCGCGTGTGTTAAGCACTTATGAATTTTCCGTAGAGGTAGCAGCTAGGTTTTTGGTGCATCCCAATTTAACTTCTGCGTCAAGGATGTCTAGCCGCATACGCAAGAGTAATGTAATAAGCACACTAGACATATGGCCATGGAAATACCTAGTTCCATGGATGAGAGAAGACTTGTTTGCTCGG CGAGATGCACGAAAATTGAAGGAGGTAGTGATCATTGAGGACGATAACCCGTATGACATGGAGGAGATGCTTATGCCTTTGCACAAATATCTTGATGCGCCTACTGCTCATGACATCATCCACAATGGAGCGACTTTTCAG ATTGCAGGATTGACAAATAACTCCCATTTATCAGAAGCACACGAGGTTCGGCATTGTGTGCAGAAATTCAAAAGCCTTGGTGAGTCTGTTCTCCAAGTTGCCAAG AGGAGGCTAGACAGCATGTTGTATGTTGGACTGACAGAGGAGCACAGGGAATCTGCATCACTTTTTGCCAATGTAGTGGGTTCTCAAGTGCTGTCTCAAGTGGTTCCGTCCAATGCAACTGCGAAAATCAAAGCTCTTAAATCAG AAGCAAGTGTCACAATTTCAGAAACCGGGTCAGATAAGAGTAATATTCAG AATGGTACATCTGAAGTTACATTGAATAAGGCAGAAGCTAAGAGTGGGAAT ATGACGGTAAAAACCCTTATGGAAGTCTATGAAGGCTGCATCACTCATTTACGAAAGTCCCAAGGAACCAGACGGGTCAACTCTCTGAAGAGAATAACTCCAGCAAATTTTACAAGAGGG ACGCGTACAAGAGTTCCTAAAGAGGTCATTCAGCAGATCAAATCGCTTAACAACCTCGATGTGGAGCTCTACAAATATGCAAAAGTAATCTTTGCCAAAGAACATGAATTAGTGTCGAATAAGTTGATCTCAAGT TCTAAGAGAAGCATTGTTGATCTGCCGAGTGAGTTAAAGAGCGTATTGGGAGAAATGGGTGAAGAGAAGCTATGGAAGTTCGTACCAGTGGCATTGATGCTTTTATTGATCGTCCTCTTCTTTCTATTTGTAAACGCTAAAAGGAGAAGAACCTCCAAAGTTAAGATTTGA
- a CDS encoding uncharacterized protein (unknown protein; BEST Arabidopsis thaliana protein match is: unknown protein (TAIR:AT2G28330.1); Has 10 Blast hits to 10 proteins in 3 species: Archae - 0; Bacteria - 0; Metazoa - 0; Fungi - 0; Plants - 10; Viruses - 0; Other Eukaryotes - 0 (source: NCBI BLink).) yields MVLLSFSRYCDTITMDYEENSIEGTSGYVEPITPMISKGDSGIIAISPLCDHYNNHMRIDSLTTCSDEEIIESLYQNIFSIVLCLQTEESGYGSHTPVSAACPGAPMKLTKLSRNIDPGFQRKLF; encoded by the coding sequence ATGGTTTTACTGTCTTTTTCCAGATATTGTGACACCATCACCATGGACTATGAAGAAAACTCCATTGAAGGAACATCAGGTTATGTGGAACCCATAACTCCTATGATCTCTAAAGGAGACAGTGGAATCATTGCAATTTCTCCACTCTGTGACCACTACAATAATCACATGAGGATTGATTCTCTTACTACTTGTTCCGATGAAGAAATCATTGAGTCTTTGTATCAAAACATCTTTAGTATTGTTCTCTGCCTTCAAACAGAGGAATCTGGTTATGGTTCTCACACACCTGTCTCTGCAGCTTGCCCTGGAGCTCCCATGAAGCTTACCAAGTTATCAAGAAACATCGATCCAGGATTCCAACGGAAACTCTTCTGA